In Oncorhynchus tshawytscha isolate Ot180627B linkage group LG06, Otsh_v2.0, whole genome shotgun sequence, the following are encoded in one genomic region:
- the LOC112252826 gene encoding tubulin--tyrosine ligase produces the protein MNSPMYTFVARDDNSTIYAEVSKILVATGQWKRLKKDNPRFNLMLGERNRLPFGRLGHEPGLMQLVNYYRGADKLCRKASLVKLIKTSPELPDPGNWLPESYIIYPTNLNTPIAPAKNGISHLKSNPKTDEREVFLASYHSKKESGEGTVWIAKSSAGAKGAGILISHDANQLLEFIDNQGQVHVIQKYLERPLLLQPGNRKFDIRSWVLVDHQYNIYLYREGVLRTASEPYDSSNFQDVTSHLTNHCIQKEHSQNYGRYEEGNEMFFDEFRQYLLSTHNIVLETNILPQIKQIIRSCLTCIEPAISTKHLSYQSFQLFGFDFMVDESFKVWLIEINGAPACAQKLYPELCQGIVDVAISTVFTLNNDSEPRSSSSSPAPYSSSPSFSALTSSSCSSPKLRGPLHVGPFTRL, from the exons ATGAATTCACCCATGTATACATTTGTCGCCCGAGACGACAACAGTACTATTTATGCTGAAGTTTCCAAAATTCTCGTCGCTACTGGACAATGGAAGAGACTGAAAAAGGATAATCCCCGATTCAACTTGATGTTGGGCGAACGGAACAGACTGCCATTTGGACGGCTTG GTCATGAGCCTGGACTGATGCAACTGGTGAATTATTACAGAGGAGCAGACAAGTTGTGCCGCAAAGCATCTTTAGTCAA GTTAATCAAGACTAGCCCGGAGCTTCCAGATCCCGGCAACTGGTTGCCTGAATCGTATATCATCTATCCTACTAACCTCAACACTCCCATTGCGCCTGCAAAGAATGGCATAAGCCACCTGAAAAGTAACCCCAAGACTGATGAAAGAGAAGTTTTCCTGGCCTCTTATCACTCAAAGAAGGAAAGCGGAGAGGGAACAGTGTGGATCGCCAAGTCATCTGCTGGAGCAAAAG GTGCTGGGATTTTGATATCCCACGATGCAAATCAATTGCTGGAGTTCATTGATAATCAAGGGCAGGTTCATGTCATTCAGAAGTACCTAGAAAGACCACTACTGTTGCAACCTGGCAACCGTAAATTTGACATCAG GAGCTGGGTGCTCGTGGACCATCAGTACAACATCTACCTTTACCGGGAGGGTGTGCTGCGGACGGCCTCGGAGCCCTACGACAGCTCCAACTTCCAGGACGTGACCAGCCACCTGACCAACCACTGCATCCAAAAAGAGCACTCGCAGAACTATGGCCGCTACGAGGAGGGCAACGAGATGTTCTTCGACGAGTTCCGGCAGTACCTGCTGAGCACCCACAACATAGTGCTGGAGACCAACATTTTACCTCAGATAAAGCAGATTATAAG GAGCTGTCTGACATGCATTGAACCTGCCATCAGCACTAAGCACTTGTCCTATCAGAGCTTCCAGCTCTTCGGCTTTGACTTCATGGTGGATGAGAGCTTCAAGGTGTGGCTGATAGAGATCAATGGAGCTCCGGCCTGCGCACA GAAACTCTACCCGGAGCTATGCCAAGGTATCGTGGACGTGGCCATCTCCACTGTCTTCACACTGAACAACGATTCCGAACCACGatcatcttcctcctcccctgctccctactcctcctccccctcatttTCTGCTCTCACCTCATCCTCTTGTTCCTCTCCGAAACTGAGAGGACCTCTCCACGTGGGCCCATTCACCCGATTGTAA